In Verrucomicrobiota bacterium, the sequence ATCACCTACTATGAGTCGAATTCTTGGGGCAATCCGAAAGAGAACATTTCAAAGTGACGCAAACATTCTACTCTCGCTGCCGGCGGCTTCCGGTTGATCGAGGTGTCGTCCGAAGGAAACTGAATTGTCAAGCGCGCCTCAAACATCTAATGTAACCGCAGTGATACGTTTAATGAAAGGTCTCATGCAACCACTCCATTTAATGGTAATGCTCGCCGCGTTCGGGCTGACCGTGGTTCAGGCCTCGTCGTTGCCAGCCCGCTACGACGTGCTGATTGCCGGAGCGGGCACAGGTGGTTGGGGCGCGGCTGTGCAGGCGGCGCGCATGGGATGTTCGGTGGCGCTGATTGAGGAGACCGACTGGATTGGCGGCCAGATGAACGCGGCGGGAGTAACCTCCATGGATGAAGGTACCATCATCCGCCAACAAGGGATCTACCATGAGTTTTATGCACGTGCAGTGGACGCCTACCAGAAACTTGGGAAATCGGTGGCCACCTGCTATTTCAGTGACCACTCCTGCGCGGTTGAGCCGAGGATCGGTCAAAAGATTCTGTATGACTTCATCCGGGAGACAAACCAGAAGGGACCTGGGCACATCCAAGTCTCCCTGCGATCGCGCGTGGTGAAGGTGTTGCGCGATGGCAATCGAGTGCAGGGTGCGGAGGTTGAACTTGCGCGTCCGGATGGCGCGGTCACCAACCACGTTGAGTGCGCGATTCTGGTGGACGCCACCGAATACGGTGATGTCCTTCCGCTGGCAGGCGTGCGTTACCGCCTTGGCAAGTGCGTGAGCGACAGCCTCGATCCCAAAGCGCGGATGCAGGACAACACCTGGACCGCGGTCCTCAAGGAGTATCCGCAGGGCATCCCTATGGAATTGCAAATGCTCGCGCCGCCGCCGGGTTATGCGGAGGTGAGGCAGAGGAAACACTTTGAGCGGATTCAAATTATTAACGACAGCAAACACAAGCTGGGATTTAACGACATCTATGCTCAAAAGGCCCCGTGGCTGGCCATCTCCTGGTACCGTGGCATGCCTGACTCCTCGCGCAAGGACGGGCCTCCCTATCCTGTTCCCACCCGAACCCATCTGAACATTTCTCAGAATGATATCGGCATAACGGTCGTCGACGTGGTTGATCCCGCAAAACGTTGGGCGAAGGAGATTGAGATGCGTTTGGTCACACTCCAACTACTCTATTACTTGCAGCACGAATTGAAGTTACCGTGGTCGGTCGCAAGCGATGAAGGCTATGATTCCCCCTATAATCGCGACCAAATTGCTCGCATCGTGAGCGAAAAACCGTCCTTGAAACCCTATGAACGCATCCTGCAACTGTTTCCGCCGATCGCTTATGTCAGGGAAAGCCGTCGCATGATTGGCGTTCATACGGTGGTGGGCGCCGAAATCAACCGGACCGAGGCGCCGAAGTTCTTTGCGGATGCCATTTCGGTGAACGATTACGGCGAAGACTTGCATGGGGCAAAATCACCTAATGATATGGAACAGAACCTCGAAGCAGCTCCCAGCCCGGCGAGGGAAAAGCTTCCCTGGAGCAAGCGAGGCGGACCCTTTCAATTGCCATTCGCGGCGTTCATTCCTGAAACCGTTGATGGCTTTCTTGCCGCCGAGAAGAACATCTCCCAATCGCGTCTGGTCAATGGCGCAACCCGGCTGCAACCGAGCACCATGGTGAACGGCCAGGCGGTCGGGGCGATTGCGGCACTGGCCATCAAAAACAAAATCCAGCCGCGAGCCGTTGATCCGATCCGGGTGCAGAATGTCATGTTGGACGCCGGGGTGCAATTGGTTTATCCGGCATCGTCAGCGCCACGCGGCAGCCCGGAATGGAAGCAGGATCAACTGGGGCGATTGCACCCCAAAGCGCCCAAGTAACCGTATGAATAAAAGAACCTTGATGTGTCTTGCCCTGGCCTTGATTTCACCGGCGCTGTTTGGAACGGAGTATCATGTTGCCATGACCGGAAGCGATACCGGCACAGGCTCGGCCAACTCCCCTTATCGCACGATTCAAAAGGCGGCGGCGGCCATGGCGGCAGGGGACACCTGCTACATTCACGCCGGCACTTACTATGAAGCAGTGCGGCCAGCCAAATCCGGCCTGGAGGGCAGCCCGCTGACATTTGCCGCTTTTGGAAAAGATCAAGTGGTGGTTCACGGCGGCAAGGTGATAACGGGTTGGACGAAATACAAAGGCAACATCTACCAGGCACCGATGCCGGAGAAGGTCAAAGATTTGTTTGTCAATGGGCAATACATGCTGCTGGCGCGTCATCCGAATCAGCCCTTCGATCAGGTCAAGGGTTTCGACATGCTTCGTCCAACCCTTGGCACGACCAATCCGCCAGCCGATGTGGACTGGACGGGCGTGACGGTTTTCAAGAGCACCAACAAGGAGGGGTGGTGGAACAGTTTTACCAAGCAGAATAGTTATGAGTTTCTTCCTGATGATGTTGCGCGGGGTGGATGGTTGATGGGCGTGCCGGGACTTATAGATTCAGCAGGCGAATGGTGCTGGAAAGACGGCATTCTTTATCTCTATCCGCCCGGTGGAAAAGATCCGTCAACGCTTCTGGTGGAGGCCAAGGTGCGGGATACCGGATTCGACCTGTCCGACCGTAACTATATCGTCCTGAGACACCTCACCGTGTTCAGCGCAACCATCAATATGAATGTTGCCGAACATTGCGTGCTGGACGGCTGCAAGGTGTTTTATGTCAGTTCAATATTTGACCCTTTGACATTTAACACCAAGCCAAAAGACCTGTTTGCGCCCATGACCACCAATCTGGCCGGCAAGGGCGTCCTGGTGAACGGCTCTCACAACCAGATCAGCAATTGTGAGATCGCCCATTCTTGGGGCAACTGCGTTTCGATTCTGGGAACAAGCAACACGGTGGATAACTGTGAAATCTACGACGCCAACTGGCAAGGATGGGAATGCGCTGTGATTGCCATGAACGGTGGCGGACACCGCATTACGCAGAACACGTTACATGATGCCCAGCGCTCCATAATCACCTATTCGAAAAAGTGCGACATGACTCCGTTGGCGGTTCCGTCATACATCGAATATAATGACCTGTACAATTCCGGGCTGGCGAAAACCGACAACGGCGGGTTTTACTGTTTCTACACCGACGGCAATGGCACGGTCATCGCCTACAACTGGATTCATGACAACTTTAACGCCTTCAATCCCACGCTGCACAGCGGCTGCGGCGTGTATCTGGACGACTATTCCTCGCGTTTTATCGTCCACCACAATGTTGTCTGGAATATGAAGACCGGCTCGTCCGCAACCGGAATCAGAGCAAACAACCCCGCCCCCAACAAGCGGCAGCCGAATTCCCACCAAATCTACAATAACACCATGTGGGATTGCTTGCGAGCCATCAACTCGGCGGACAAGGATTGGAATGGTGCGACCGGTCGGCCCTATTGGAGAGACACGCAAGTGTTCAACAATATCCTGCTCAAGCCTCAAACATTCGGTCCGGCAATCGTTGGAAATAACTTTACCAACGCCAATGCCATGTTTGTGGATCCCGCCAACCATGATTTCCGCTTGAAGGCCGGATCGCCGTGTATTAACGCCGGCAAGGTCATCCCAGGAATCACGGATGGCCATATCGGTTCCGCGCCCGATATCGGCGCCTACGAATTTGGGGGAGTTTACTGGAAGCCGGGACGCCTTACGGAAAGCAAGGTGCAATGAACGGCAATAGAACACAACACGTTGACGGTTGTGCTATGAAAAACAAACCAGCGGACATGAATCGCCGCAACTTTCTAGCCAAGACCTGTGCGGCTTCAGGTTTGGTTGCCTTCCACCCGAACCTTCTTTGGGGGCAAGAGCAGTCTGTGGACGATGGTGTGGAGAAGGTCTTGGTCATCTTCAAGACACACTTGGACCTCGGGTTCACTGATTTGGCGTCGGCAGTCATCAAGACTTATGTCGAGCAATTCATTCCCAGAGTGTTGTCGCTTCGCGAACAAATCGAAAGAGAACACCAGCCGGACCGCTATGTTTGGACCACTGGCTCGTGGCTGATTTACCGGTATTTGGAGGAAGCATCACCGGAAAACCGACGGCGGATGGAGCGCGCGATCCTGGCGGGCGATCTCGTCTGGCACGGGCTTCCCTTTTCGATGGAGACTGAGTTGATGGATCGGTCGGTTTTCCGATTGGGAATGGCCTTTTCTGAAAGGCTGGACCGGCGGTTTGGCCGGAAAACCATTGCCGGGAAGATAACCGATGTTCCCGGTCACACCCGCGGGATTGTGCCGGTAATGGCCGAGGCAGGACTGGAACTGTTGCACATTGGAGCCAATGACGGGAGTGCGGAGCTTGACGTGCCGCCGCTCTTTCTCTGGAAAAGTCCCGAGGGCTCCGACCTCATGGTGATGTATCAACACAGTTACGGAGGCGTGGCCGTGCTGCCGGGCGGACGAACGGCGGTTTCAATCAATTTTACTTGGGACAACCTTGGTCCTCACACAGCAGCCGAGATCACGAAAATCTACGCGGTTTTGCGAACGCGCTTTCCCAAGGCGCAGGTCTTTGCTTCGGACCTGAATGCACTGGCTGCCGAAGTGAGGTCGCTACGCCCGAGACTGCCGGTGGTGACCCAAGAGTTAGGGGATACCTGGCTTTGGGCCACATCAAGTGATCCGCTCCTGATGGCGCGATTCCGGGAAATATCGCGGCTGCGTAGCGAGTGGATCGCCCAAGGCAGGCTTAGCGCGAACGACGATGTTGACCTGGCTTTCGGCAAGCACTTTCTGTGTGTGCCTGAACACACTTTCGGAACCAAGGCGGTGCATAGTCATCCGGACATTTACGAGATGGCGGCTTTTCGTGCGTCCCGAAACCTCCCGGAGTTCAGGTTTATGGAGCAGTCGTGGGCGGATAAGCGCGCCAATATTGACCGTGCCGGCGGCGCTTTGCCGGCGGAATTGGCGGCCGAGGCGGGGGCGCGCTTGAAATCCCTCAGTCCGGTGCGGACGGAACGTGACCGCTTGCGCAAGCTCGATTCTCCTAGCGAGAAACTGGAGACGAAACACTTCCGGATCGGGTTCGATGAGAAAACCGGTGCCATCCGTTTTCTGGAACACCGGGCATCGCGCCGGCAATGGGCCGGTTCCGCCCACAGTTTGGGTCTGCTCTCGTACCAAACTTTTTCACCGCCGGATTTCAACCGGTTCCTGGACCAATACGTAATGCCAAAGCTGCGCAACAAGGATTGGTGTTTGAATGCTTGGAGCAAACCGGGTCTGGAAAAGACCCACGCCCAGAGCGCCTTGTTTTTTACGACGCTGAAGCAGCTTTGGCACGAGCAACGTCTGGACGGACATTTCTTTCTAGCCGACCTGGAGGTGCGGGACGCCGGAGATTCAGGGTGCCCACGCGAGATTATTGTTGAGACTTTCGTGCCCGACAGCGAACCGACGCTGCGACTGACGTTGAAATGGTTCAACAAGCCCGCCTCCCGTTTGCCCGAGGCGCTTTGGTTTTCATTCACTCCGCCAATATCCCGTGACGGCCGATTTGAAATGGACAAGATGGGGCAGGCAATCTCTCCGCTGGAGGTCGCCAAGGGCGGGAATCGAAGTCTGCATGTTGTGATCCGTGGCGTGTCCTATCACGACCAGCGAGGCGGCTTCCAATTGGAGACGTTGGATGCCTTTCTGTTGTCCCCCGGCCGGCGGTCGCTGCTGACTTTTGATTACCAGCAGCCCGACATGGCAGGAGGGCTGCACTTTTGCCTCTTCAACAACACGAAGAGCACGAATTATCGGACGTGGTTCGAGGATGATATGCAGTTTCGATTCAACCTGTTGTTTTGAAGCTCGCAAGGTGTTTCAATTCTTTACCAACAAAGAAAACATCATTAAAATTCTGACCCAATAGAGATAAATATGCATAAATTAATTCTAAACGTAGCAATGGTTCTCACGACGCTCACAGTCGGCTCCGCAGCTGAACGCGAATGGCCGTGCTTCCGCGGCTCGAACCACGACGACAAATCCCCCGACCAGGGCCTTTTGAAGGAGTGGCCCACCAACGGTCCGGCGAAGCTCTGGCAGTTTACCGGACTGGGCAAGGGGTTCTCGACCGTCGCCGTCAGCGGCGGTGCGGTTTACGCCTCCGGTGACGTAGACGGACAGATGACGCTCTTCGCCCTCGATATGGACGGAAAGCTAAAATGGAAGGTCGCCCACGACCGGGCTTGGACGCAGAGCTATACCGGGTCGCGTTCAATGCCCACGGTGGAGGGCGACATGCTTTACCTCGTTTCGGGCCATGGACTGATTGGTTGTTACAGCACCCGGAACGGCACCAAGGTCTGGACGCGGACAATGCAGGAGCTGGGTGGAAAAACGCCCAACTGGGGTTACACCGAATCGGTGCTGATCGTCGGCAAGACGGCCGTCGTGACACCGGGCGGTGCGGGCTGCATCACCGCGTTAGACAAAGCCACAGGCAAGACGATCTGGCAAAGCACAGGGTTTGATGGCCCTGCGCACTACGGCTCCTGCACCCCCTTCACGTTCAACGATGTCCCCATGATTGCGGCGGGCACGGGTGGCGGACTATTTTGCGTTGATGCCCGCAGCGGCGCCAAGATTTTCTCGAATCCTCATAGCGCCGGCAACACCGCCAACATCCCTTCGCCAGCGGCCGCTGATGGATACGTCTTCTGGGCCACTGGCTACGGCAAGGGCGGCATCTGCATGAAACTCGGATCAGCCGGGGCCGAACCGGCGTGGACAACCAAGGAACTGGTCTGCCATCACGGCGGTTACCTGATCGAAAAAGGCTTTATCTACGGCAACCATGAGCGCGGCGTTGCGTGTCTGGACCTGAAAACCGGTCAGAAAAAGTGGTTCGAGAAGGGGGTGGGCAAATGCTCGATCACTTATGCCGATGGGATGCTGTACCTTTTCGGCGAGAACGACGGTGTCATGGGATTGGCATCGGCCTCGCCGGAGGGCTTCAAGCTCACCGGCCGGTTCAGCGTTCCGGGCGAAGGGCCCAGTTGGGCACACCCGGTTGTCATCGGCGGACGCCTATACCTGCGTTACGATACCAACCTGTATTGCTTCGATGTGAAGGCAAAATAGGTTGCTCGCACAATTCGGGACTTCTTATCCAACGGCAACTCATGCAGTATATAAACCATGAAAACGTGTCCTCTTCACCTCCTCGCGCTTTGTGTTGTCGTAACGTTTCTGATCGGGCGCGTTGCGGAAGCACAGCCCGCTCTTACCGATCCAGTCGGCAAGTTTCTCCGGGCCGATGGCACGGTCTTGCGTGACGGCAAGGGCAGCGCCATCCAGTTGCGCGGCGTCAACCTCGGTGGCTGGCTCAAATGGGAGTCTTGGATGTGCCCGATTGACATCTCCAAGACCTTGCGCGACGGCAACCCTGGCCACAACGGTTACGACTTCGAGGCCAGGCGTCTGTTGGTCAAGCGCTTTGGCGCCAAGACGGCCGGTGAACTCATCGCGACCTACGAGGACGTATGGATCACTGCCGCCGACCTCGACCGGATCAAGGCCCTCGGGATGAACGTGGTGCGCGTGCCGTTTGCGTATTCCACAGTGCTGAACGAAGACGGCGCGTGGCGCAGCGATGCCTTTACGCGCCTGGACTGGGTCGTGCGCGAGGCCTGGCGGCGGGGGCTCTACACGATCCTGGATTTCCACGCGTTCCTGCCGCCCAGCGCCGATCACGACGGCTCGGCTGGCGGTTACTTCGCCAGCACCGCGCAGAAGGCGGAGACGGTGCGCATTTGGAAGCGTATCGCCGAACATTACCGTGGTAACCCGGCCATCGCGATGTACGACCTGCTCAATGAGCCCAATAACTCGAACCCAAAAGGCAAACCCGCCCCCAAATCGCAGGTGGTGTGCGACCTCTATGACGATCTTTACAAGGCCATCCGCAGCGTTGATCCCGATCACCTTATTGCCATGGAAGGCATGTGGGACTGGAAAACCCTGCGCGATCCAGTAAAGAGCGGCTACAAGAACGCGGTCTATTCCTTCCACTGGTACAACTGGAGCGGCAAGACCACGGCTGATCGCAACCAGGCCACCGACAACGACCTCAGCGCGGTTGCGGAGATGCAGAAGGCGTGGAACGTGCCGGTGTTCGTTGGCGAGTTCAACCTCTTTGGCGACCGGGCGGCCTGGAAATACGCCTTCGAAAAATACGACCAATACAAGCTGAACTGGACGATGTGGACATTCAAGAACACCGCCAGCGGCGACAACAGTTGGGGCGTTTATACAACCATCCCGCGCAAAGCGCCGCCGGTGCCGAACCTGATGACTGATTCCGCTGACGTGATTCGCCAGAAATGGCAGGCGTGGCGCACCTCCCCGGAGGCCTTCGCCTTAAATCCCATGTTCAAGCTTTTGTTGGGTTCAACAAGTTCAATCCCGCGGTGAATAGCCCGTCAGTGCCATTCCCATCGGCCACACCGCCGTTGAGTCCCGAATACGTCACGGCGCGCTTTACCGGCAGGACAAGCTCGACTACAAACTTACACTTCGCCTGGCCCGTCAACCGGACGGCGAGCAAAGCGATTTTGGTTCGACTATCGGAGCGTTCAGTCCTGAAAGCATGGCAAAGATTAGCTGAGCTGAGCATGGGCCAATGGAATCAACCACGCATGTTTCGCAGACTGGTCACAGGTTACGTTGCGCTTTCGCGCTGCCAAGGCGGATGCGAAGGCCCATCTGGGCGTTGTGCTGAGGCAGGCTCATGGCGTTTGGCCAATATGCTGGGCGCTGATCCTGGTCTGCTTCACGCCGAAACAAAGCTGAATTCCGCTCCGGTTTACTTCGTCGAAGTGGACAGATGGTGACTCGGCACGGGCGGTGGCCTGCCTGTCCTGCGAGTTCAGTCGGCAATTGTTGCTGGGAAAGAAAACGACGATGAAAACCAACTGGGCAATCCTGGATACATTGACGCCTGTCATGTTTGGTTTCCTTGGAGCGCTGCTGCTGACTCCGCTGGCCGCGCTGTACGCCGCTGTGGGTACGCAGACTTTTAACATCCGCCAGCACGGCGCTGCCGGTAACGGAACCAACTTGGATACGGCCGCGATCCAGAAAACCATTGATGCAGCAGCAACCGCTGGCGGCGGTACGGTCGTGTTTCCGCCTGGGACATACTTGAGCGGCTCGATCAACGTCAAAAGCCACGTCAAACTACAGTTGGAAAAAGGCGCAACATTGCTGGGCAGCCCACGGCGGTCGGATTATCGAAAGTTGAACTTCTACGCGCTGCTCCTAGCCGACCAGCAGGAGGACATCGAGATTTGCGGATTAGGAGTCATTGACGGTCAAGGGAAACTTTTGGTCGCCGACACCCGCAACCTCATGCCGCAACGCAATCCACCTTATGCCGATGAATGCCAGCGTCCCGTCATCATTAACTTTCGCAACTGCCGGAACGTCACGGTCCGGAATATCACGCTCAAGGAAAGCTCCTGCTGGGTCCAATTGTACCGGGATTGCGAACATCTCACCATCGAAAACATCACCGTCCGCACTCTGGCGGCCATCACCAACGACGGCCTTGACATTGACGGCTGCTCCCACGTCGTTGTCCGCAACTGTGACATTGATTCCGAAGACGACGGCATCTGCCTCAAGTCCTCGTCCCAAGCCTGTGACGACGTCTTGGTGGAGAAATGCCGGGTGCGCTCCACCTGTAACGCCTTGAAATTCGGAACCGCTTCGGCTGGCGGTTTCAAGAACATCACCTGCCGCAACCTGGAGATTTACGACACCTACCTCTCGGCCATCGCGCTGGAGATTGTCGATGGCGGTGTGATGGAAAACGTGCAGATTTCCAATGTCAAAATCACCGACTGCAACAACCCGCTTTTCATCCGGCTCGGTCACCGGAACGTAAAGGGCGCGGTGGGTTCTGTGCGCGGCGTGACCATCAGCGATGTCACCGCTGAAATTCCGAACCGCACGCACGAGGAAATGAACAAGTTCCCCTCGGGTTGGCGTCATCGCGGCACCACCTTGATTACCGGCTCAATCACCGGGCTGCCGGGACATCCAGTCAAAGATGTCACCCTCAAGAATGTCTCCATCCTTTACGGCGGCATCGGCGGGACACGCAAGCCTGATCATCACCGGCTCGACCAGCTTGCCAAGGTGCCGGAGTGCGCGACGAATTATCCCGAAAGCAAGATGTTCGGCGTCTTGCCCGCATGGGGGCTCTATTGCCGGCATGCGGAGGGTATCAAACTCGACAACGTCACTCTGGGTGTCAAAGCCCAGGATTACCGAGCTGCGGTCGTCTGCGACGACGTCAAAGACCTCCGGCTGGACGGTCTGCACGTGAAATCCGCCGGCAGCGAGCCAGTCATCGTTCTGAACGACGTACCCGGTGCGCAGATCCGCAATTCTCCCGCCCCATCGAACACCGTCCAGTTCATTAAAACAATTCGGTAGGGTCAACGCTTGAACCTGGAAATTCGTCAACCACAACAAAGCCAAGGCACACGCCCATGAACAAGCTCACAGTTCTCCCGCTCACCGCCCTGCGATTGTCCCCGCTGGCCGCGCTGCACACGAATCGCGCCTTACCGGGAATTCCAATCTTTGGAAGATTGCGGTGATGAATTTCCAATGTTTGGAAATGACTGAGATTGTGCCATCACCAAACCGTCAGGAGGCGGATTGCTTGGCCACGTGAGGCTCGTCGGCGGTGCTTTTGTAGCGGGCGATGATCTCGCGACGGGTGCGGACGTGGAGCTTTTCGTAGATCCGCTGGATGTAGGTATTGACGGTGGAGACGCCGATTTCAAGTTCGGCAGCAATTTCCTTTTGGGAGAGCCCATTGACCAGTTGTTCGAGTACCTGTCGCTCTCTTGGCGCTAAAACCGGATCAGCCATTGCCGGGTTTTGCTCTGGCGTTGGCGTGGGTCGGCGAAAGATGTCAATAATCTTACGAGCGATGGGTGGGCTCATGGGAGCGCCGCCAGCGTGAATTTCGCTGACTGCCGCGAGCAGTTGATTGGGCATCACGGGCTTGACGAGGTAGCCGTGTGCGCCGGCGGACAGCGCTTGGAAGATCGTTTCGGTATCCTGATAGACAGTGAGCATGAGGATCTGGCTGCCGGGCAGTTGCGGAGCGAGGCGGGCCACGCATTCGACGCCGCTGAGATCCGGCAGGTTGATGTCCATGATAATCACGTCGGGCTGAAGCGCTGGGATACCGGCGATGGCGGCGGTGCCGTTACGGAACATCCCCACACATTCGCAGTCCGTGGCGCTGGCGAACACCTCGGCGAGCACACGGCGAATCCGGGCGTCATCTTCGACGACTGCGACTTTGATCTTTGGAGGTTGTTTCATCGAGTCTCGCGTCAGTTTGTTTTGGGGAGGGGCAACAGAAATTCGGCCCGCGTTCCGCTGCCGGGGTGGCTGGTTAAACGGAACTCGCCGCCAATTTCCTCCATGCGCTGGCGCATGCTCTCCAGACCTTCATGGATGCCGGCCGCACCGGTGTCAGCGGGGGTGAACCCACAGCCGTTGTCCACGACTGTAATGCGCAACCGGGCCTCCTCCACGCGCAGTTCGATTCGGACCAGGTCGGCATGGGCGTGCTTCGTCACGTTGTTCAACGCTTCGCGCACGGCCAGAAACAGGTAATGCCGCGTCTTGCCGACCAGCGTGGTGGGCGGCACTTCTGGCGGTATGTCGAAACGCGCCCGCAACCCGGACGCGTCGAGGAACAGCTTGGCGGATTGCGTCAAATAATTGGCGAACCGGTCCAGCGTGTCATTGGCCGGGTTCACGGCCCACACGATCTCATCGACGCTGCGTGTCAATTCAATGGCCGACTGACAGACGCGGTCAATGCGCCGCTGCGTGTCCGCCGTCGGTCCTTGGGCGAGGTCGCGGCGCACCCAATCGCTCTGCATGGCGATCTCGGTCAGCCCGGCGCCGATGTCGTCGTGCAGGTCGCGGGCGATGCGCGACCGCTCGCGCTCCAACGCTTGTTGCTGCTCGATTTCAGCGAGTCGCTGTTGCATTCGTCTCCGCACGATAAACTGGCCCAACCAGCCAGCGGCACCGCCAGCCAACAACACGAGCGTCAGCCAAAACTGCCACTGGCGAGACAGCGGCACGACCACCACGATGGGCAACGACACCTCCACGCCGGTCAATTCGCCATTGGCCTTGGCGGCGGCCACGCGGAACCGGTAGTTTCCAGGTAACAGTTGCGGATAGTCGGCTTGGGC encodes:
- a CDS encoding FAD-dependent oxidoreductase; amino-acid sequence: MQPLHLMVMLAAFGLTVVQASSLPARYDVLIAGAGTGGWGAAVQAARMGCSVALIEETDWIGGQMNAAGVTSMDEGTIIRQQGIYHEFYARAVDAYQKLGKSVATCYFSDHSCAVEPRIGQKILYDFIRETNQKGPGHIQVSLRSRVVKVLRDGNRVQGAEVELARPDGAVTNHVECAILVDATEYGDVLPLAGVRYRLGKCVSDSLDPKARMQDNTWTAVLKEYPQGIPMELQMLAPPPGYAEVRQRKHFERIQIINDSKHKLGFNDIYAQKAPWLAISWYRGMPDSSRKDGPPYPVPTRTHLNISQNDIGITVVDVVDPAKRWAKEIEMRLVTLQLLYYLQHELKLPWSVASDEGYDSPYNRDQIARIVSEKPSLKPYERILQLFPPIAYVRESRRMIGVHTVVGAEINRTEAPKFFADAISVNDYGEDLHGAKSPNDMEQNLEAAPSPAREKLPWSKRGGPFQLPFAAFIPETVDGFLAAEKNISQSRLVNGATRLQPSTMVNGQAVGAIAALAIKNKIQPRAVDPIRVQNVMLDAGVQLVYPASSAPRGSPEWKQDQLGRLHPKAPK
- a CDS encoding right-handed parallel beta-helix repeat-containing protein, which gives rise to MNKRTLMCLALALISPALFGTEYHVAMTGSDTGTGSANSPYRTIQKAAAAMAAGDTCYIHAGTYYEAVRPAKSGLEGSPLTFAAFGKDQVVVHGGKVITGWTKYKGNIYQAPMPEKVKDLFVNGQYMLLARHPNQPFDQVKGFDMLRPTLGTTNPPADVDWTGVTVFKSTNKEGWWNSFTKQNSYEFLPDDVARGGWLMGVPGLIDSAGEWCWKDGILYLYPPGGKDPSTLLVEAKVRDTGFDLSDRNYIVLRHLTVFSATINMNVAEHCVLDGCKVFYVSSIFDPLTFNTKPKDLFAPMTTNLAGKGVLVNGSHNQISNCEIAHSWGNCVSILGTSNTVDNCEIYDANWQGWECAVIAMNGGGHRITQNTLHDAQRSIITYSKKCDMTPLAVPSYIEYNDLYNSGLAKTDNGGFYCFYTDGNGTVIAYNWIHDNFNAFNPTLHSGCGVYLDDYSSRFIVHHNVVWNMKTGSSATGIRANNPAPNKRQPNSHQIYNNTMWDCLRAINSADKDWNGATGRPYWRDTQVFNNILLKPQTFGPAIVGNNFTNANAMFVDPANHDFRLKAGSPCINAGKVIPGITDGHIGSAPDIGAYEFGGVYWKPGRLTESKVQ
- a CDS encoding DUF5054 domain-containing protein produces the protein MKNKPADMNRRNFLAKTCAASGLVAFHPNLLWGQEQSVDDGVEKVLVIFKTHLDLGFTDLASAVIKTYVEQFIPRVLSLREQIEREHQPDRYVWTTGSWLIYRYLEEASPENRRRMERAILAGDLVWHGLPFSMETELMDRSVFRLGMAFSERLDRRFGRKTIAGKITDVPGHTRGIVPVMAEAGLELLHIGANDGSAELDVPPLFLWKSPEGSDLMVMYQHSYGGVAVLPGGRTAVSINFTWDNLGPHTAAEITKIYAVLRTRFPKAQVFASDLNALAAEVRSLRPRLPVVTQELGDTWLWATSSDPLLMARFREISRLRSEWIAQGRLSANDDVDLAFGKHFLCVPEHTFGTKAVHSHPDIYEMAAFRASRNLPEFRFMEQSWADKRANIDRAGGALPAELAAEAGARLKSLSPVRTERDRLRKLDSPSEKLETKHFRIGFDEKTGAIRFLEHRASRRQWAGSAHSLGLLSYQTFSPPDFNRFLDQYVMPKLRNKDWCLNAWSKPGLEKTHAQSALFFTTLKQLWHEQRLDGHFFLADLEVRDAGDSGCPREIIVETFVPDSEPTLRLTLKWFNKPASRLPEALWFSFTPPISRDGRFEMDKMGQAISPLEVAKGGNRSLHVVIRGVSYHDQRGGFQLETLDAFLLSPGRRSLLTFDYQQPDMAGGLHFCLFNNTKSTNYRTWFEDDMQFRFNLLF
- a CDS encoding glycosyl hydrolase family 28 protein is translated as MKTNWAILDTLTPVMFGFLGALLLTPLAALYAAVGTQTFNIRQHGAAGNGTNLDTAAIQKTIDAAATAGGGTVVFPPGTYLSGSINVKSHVKLQLEKGATLLGSPRRSDYRKLNFYALLLADQQEDIEICGLGVIDGQGKLLVADTRNLMPQRNPPYADECQRPVIINFRNCRNVTVRNITLKESSCWVQLYRDCEHLTIENITVRTLAAITNDGLDIDGCSHVVVRNCDIDSEDDGICLKSSSQACDDVLVEKCRVRSTCNALKFGTASAGGFKNITCRNLEIYDTYLSAIALEIVDGGVMENVQISNVKITDCNNPLFIRLGHRNVKGAVGSVRGVTISDVTAEIPNRTHEEMNKFPSGWRHRGTTLITGSITGLPGHPVKDVTLKNVSILYGGIGGTRKPDHHRLDQLAKVPECATNYPESKMFGVLPAWGLYCRHAEGIKLDNVTLGVKAQDYRAAVVCDDVKDLRLDGLHVKSAGSEPVIVLNDVPGAQIRNSPAPSNTVQFIKTIR
- a CDS encoding cellulase family glycosylhydrolase, with product MKTCPLHLLALCVVVTFLIGRVAEAQPALTDPVGKFLRADGTVLRDGKGSAIQLRGVNLGGWLKWESWMCPIDISKTLRDGNPGHNGYDFEARRLLVKRFGAKTAGELIATYEDVWITAADLDRIKALGMNVVRVPFAYSTVLNEDGAWRSDAFTRLDWVVREAWRRGLYTILDFHAFLPPSADHDGSAGGYFASTAQKAETVRIWKRIAEHYRGNPAIAMYDLLNEPNNSNPKGKPAPKSQVVCDLYDDLYKAIRSVDPDHLIAMEGMWDWKTLRDPVKSGYKNAVYSFHWYNWSGKTTADRNQATDNDLSAVAEMQKAWNVPVFVGEFNLFGDRAAWKYAFEKYDQYKLNWTMWTFKNTASGDNSWGVYTTIPRKAPPVPNLMTDSADVIRQKWQAWRTSPEAFALNPMFKLLLGSTSSIPR
- a CDS encoding PQQ-binding-like beta-propeller repeat protein; this encodes MHKLILNVAMVLTTLTVGSAAEREWPCFRGSNHDDKSPDQGLLKEWPTNGPAKLWQFTGLGKGFSTVAVSGGAVYASGDVDGQMTLFALDMDGKLKWKVAHDRAWTQSYTGSRSMPTVEGDMLYLVSGHGLIGCYSTRNGTKVWTRTMQELGGKTPNWGYTESVLIVGKTAVVTPGGAGCITALDKATGKTIWQSTGFDGPAHYGSCTPFTFNDVPMIAAGTGGGLFCVDARSGAKIFSNPHSAGNTANIPSPAAADGYVFWATGYGKGGICMKLGSAGAEPAWTTKELVCHHGGYLIEKGFIYGNHERGVACLDLKTGQKKWFEKGVGKCSITYADGMLYLFGENDGVMGLASASPEGFKLTGRFSVPGEGPSWAHPVVIGGRLYLRYDTNLYCFDVKAK